Proteins from one Mugil cephalus isolate CIBA_MC_2020 chromosome 15, CIBA_Mcephalus_1.1, whole genome shotgun sequence genomic window:
- the pgk1 gene encoding phosphoglycerate kinase 1, whose amino-acid sequence MSLSNKLTLDKVAVKDKRVIMRVDFNVPMKDKHITNNQRIKAAVPTIQHCLDHGAKSVVLMSHLGRPDGNFVPEKYSLEPVAAELKTLLKRDVTFLKDCVGAEVEAACANPAAGSVILLENLRFHVAEEGKGKDPSGNKTKATQEQIDSFRASLSKLGDIYVNDAFGTAHRAHSSMVGVNLPQKAAGFLMKKELDYFAMALEKPQRPFLAILGGAKVKDKIQLINNMLDKVDEMIIGGGMAFTFLKVLNNMEIGTSLYDEEGAGIVKDLMAKAEKNGVKITLPVDFITADKFDEKAATGTATVAAGIPAGWMGLDCGPESSKAYGEAVARAKQIVWNGPVGVFEWDNFAKGTKNLMDKVVEVTKSGCITIIGGGDTATCCAKWDTEDKVSHVSTGGGASLELLEGKVLPGVDALSSA is encoded by the exons agTCGACTTCAACGTTCCAATGAAGGACAAGCACATCACAAACAACCAGAG GATCAAGGCGGCCGTCCCCACCATCCAACACTGCCTGGACCACGGGGCCAAGTCCGTCGTGCTGATGAGCCACTTGGGCCGCCCCGACGGAAACTTCGTGCCTGAGAAATACTCTCTGGAGCCAGTCGCTGCTGAGCTCAAGACCCTTCTGAAGAG GGACGTCACCTTCCTGAAGGATTGCGTTGGTGCAGAGGTGGAAGCCGCCTGCGCCAATCCCGCCGCCGGATCCGTCATCCTGCTGGAGAACCTCCGCTTCCACGTCGCCGAGGAGGGAAAAGGCAAAGACCCCTCTGGGAACAAG ACCAAGGCCACCCAGGAACAGATTGACTCCTTCAGGGCGTCTCTGTCCAAACTGGGAGACATTTACGTCAACGATGCCTTCGGTACGGCTCACAGAGCCCACAG CTCCATGGTGGGAGTGAATCTGCCCCAGAAAGCTGCTGGTTTCCTCATGAAGAAGGAGCTCGACTACTTCGCCATGGCTCTGGAGAAGCCCCAGAGGCCCTTCCTGGCCATCCTCGGAGG AGCGAAGGTGAAAGATAAGATTCAGCTGATCAACAACATGCTGGACAAGGTCGATGAGATGATCATCGGCGGCGGTATGGCCTTCACCTTCCTCAAAGTCCTCAACAACATGGAG ATCGGTACCTCCCTGTACGACGAGGAGGGCGCCGGCATCGTCAAAGACCTGATGGCCAAAGCCGAGAAGAACGGCGTCAAGATCACACTGCCCGTCGACTTCATCACCGCCGATAAGTTTGACGAGAAAGCCGCCACTGGCACCGCCACCGTCGCCGCTGGCATCCCTGCCGGCTGGATG GGTTTGGACTGCGGCCCAGAGAGCTCCAAGGCCTACGGGGAGGCCGTGGCCAGGGCCAAGCAGATCGTGTGGAACGGTCCAGTCGGTGTGTTTGAGTGGGACAACTTCGCCAAAGGGACAAAGAACCTAATGGACAAAGTGGTCGAGGTCACCAAATCTGGCTGCATCACAATCATCG GTGGGGGCGACACTGCCACCTGCTGCGCCAAGTGGGACACAGAAGACAAAGTCAGCCACGTGAGCACAGGAGGCGGCGCCAgtctggagctgctggagg GTAAAGTCCTGCCCGGTGTGGACGCCCTGAGCAGCGCTTAA
- the kctd7 gene encoding BTB/POZ domain-containing protein KCTD7, which yields MQQNGSSGGSSGSSGCDGGCSRERQSPSFSPLPAATTRVRRFIQERRTLPLPRVMVVFSAAGDTEKPGDAMSSSDSAEADFRKPASPTPTLALSKPLRSSLNTQEQEFPEVISLNVGGTYFTTRLSTLRRYEDTMLAAMFSGRHYIPRDAEGRYFIDRDGAYFGDILNFLREGELPHRDRVRAVHREAQYYAIGPLLDSLEDIQPLTGEKVRQAFLDLLPYYRDNLERIVEIAKLRAMQKKARFAKLKICVYKEEMPITPYERPLFNSLRFERSDSEAKLFEHHCEVDVSFGPWEAVADVYDLLHCIVSDLAERGISAEQQCIGVCDKHLINHYYCKRPIYEFKITWW from the exons ATGCAGCAGAATGGCTCGAGCGGCGGATCCAGCGGTTCCAGCGGTTGTGACGGTGGCTGCAGCAGGGAGCGTCAGTCTCCGTCCTTCAGCCCGCTGCCCGCCGCTACCACACGAGTGAGGCGGTTCATTCAGGAGAGACGGACGCTGCCTCTACCCAGAGTGATGGTGGTATTCTCGGCCGCGGGGGACACCGAGAAACCGGGCGATGCCATGTCCAGCTCGGACTCCGCGGAGGCAGATTTCCGAAAGCCGGCCTCCCCCACACCGACCCTCGCCCTGAGCAAACCTCTCCGCTCCTCCCTTAACACCCAGGAGCAGGAG TTTCCAGAAGTCATCTCTCTGAACGTCGGAGGCACATACTTCACCACTCGTCTGTCCACGCTGCGGCGCTACGAGGACACCATGTTGGCTGCCATGTTCAGCGGCCGTCATTACATCCCACGCGATGCAGAAGGGCGCTACTTCATAGATCGGGATGGAGCTTATTTTGG CGACATCCTGAACTTCCTCCGAGAGGGCGAGCTTCCTCACAGGGATCGAGTGAGAGCGGTGCACCGGGAGGCTCAGTACTACGCCATCGGGCCGCTGCTGGACAGCCTGGAGGACATTCAGCCGCTCACGGGGGAGAAAGTCAGACAAGCTTTCCTCGACCTGCTGCCCTACTACAGAG ACAATCTGGAGCGCATAGTGGAGATCGCCAAACTGAGAGCCATGCAGAAAAAGGCCCGTTTCGCGAAGCTGAAGATCTGCGTCTACAAGGAGGAGATGCCCATTACACCGTACGAGCGCCCCCTCTTTAACTCTCTGCGCTTCGAGCGCTCGGACAGCGAGGCCAAGCTCTTCGAGCACCACTGCGAGGTGGACGTGTCGTTCGGGCCGTGGGAGGCCGTGGCGGACGTCTACGACCTGCTGCACTGCATCGTCAGCGACCTGGCCGAGCGCGGCATCTCCGCCGAGCAGCAGTGCATCGGCGTCTGCGACAAGCACCTGATCAACCATTACTACTGCAAGAGGCCCATCTACGAGTTTAAGATCACGTGGTGGTGA
- the si:dkey-183i3.6 gene encoding LAT2 domain-containing protein isoform X1, protein MTENPVLLAAVLTVVSVIILSVVVVLCLRCKRKSKVIHEEPQVYEPQTFQRGGSQFAVMQSKTVTRANQRSTTIVRHPEEPDQPGVQTVSSSLEHDYVAPIAMSVYENEKPVERAGEEAPGIYGNVFNSLPIDDDDYENAEYLDQVAKEQEDDEPDYVNAPEHEGGEIM, encoded by the exons ATGACAGAAAACCCCGTTCTGCTGGCTGCAGTCCTGACTGTCGTGTCAGTGATCATACTgagtgtggtggtggtgctgtgCCTGCGATGCAAAAGGAAATCCA AGGTCATACACGAGGAGCCCCAAGTATACGAGCCTCAGACATT CCAACGTGGGGGGAGCCAGTTTGCAGTGATGCAGTCAAAAACAg TCACGAGAGCCAACCAGAGATCTACAACCATAGT AAGACATCCAGAGGAACCTGATCAGCCAGGAG TTCAGACAGTCAGCTCAAGTCTGGAACACGACTATGT AGCTCCAATCGCGATGTCTGTGTATGAAAATGAGAAGCCAGTAGAAAGGGCCGGAG AAGAGGCTCCAGGCATCTATGGAAATGTTTTCAACTCGTTACCAATCGACG ACGACGACTACGAGAACGCGGAGTACCTGGACCAAGTGGCGAAGGAGCAAGAGGACG ATGAGCCGGATTATGTCAACGCACCTGAACACGAAGGCGGTGAAATCATGTAA
- the si:dkey-183i3.6 gene encoding LAT2 domain-containing protein isoform X2, producing MTENPVLLAAVLTVVSVIILSVVVVLCLRCKRKSKVIHEEPQVYEPQTFQRGGSQFAVMQSKTVTRANQRSTTIVHPEEPDQPGVQTVSSSLEHDYVAPIAMSVYENEKPVERAGEEAPGIYGNVFNSLPIDDDDYENAEYLDQVAKEQEDDEPDYVNAPEHEGGEIM from the exons ATGACAGAAAACCCCGTTCTGCTGGCTGCAGTCCTGACTGTCGTGTCAGTGATCATACTgagtgtggtggtggtgctgtgCCTGCGATGCAAAAGGAAATCCA AGGTCATACACGAGGAGCCCCAAGTATACGAGCCTCAGACATT CCAACGTGGGGGGAGCCAGTTTGCAGTGATGCAGTCAAAAACAg TCACGAGAGCCAACCAGAGATCTACAACCATAGT ACATCCAGAGGAACCTGATCAGCCAGGAG TTCAGACAGTCAGCTCAAGTCTGGAACACGACTATGT AGCTCCAATCGCGATGTCTGTGTATGAAAATGAGAAGCCAGTAGAAAGGGCCGGAG AAGAGGCTCCAGGCATCTATGGAAATGTTTTCAACTCGTTACCAATCGACG ACGACGACTACGAGAACGCGGAGTACCTGGACCAAGTGGCGAAGGAGCAAGAGGACG ATGAGCCGGATTATGTCAACGCACCTGAACACGAAGGCGGTGAAATCATGTAA